In Mycobacterium stomatepiae, the following are encoded in one genomic region:
- a CDS encoding pseudouridine synthase: MRDGLGPARVRLHGGAVLAELTTRFGEQARAKVLSGEVVDADGAVIDAATVLPAGASVYLYRDLPDEVPVPFDIPVLYRDDDIVVVDKPHFLATMPRGSHVAQTALVRLRRELGLPELSPAHRLDRLTAGVLLFTARREVRGAYQMLFARGAVRKTYLAGAPVDPDLELPRVIVNRIIKRRSHLQAVIEPGAPNAETLVELSAPGLYRLTPRTGRTHQLRVHMASLGLPIIGDPLYPKVIDVAADDFSTPLRLLAQRIEFDDPFTGIRRMFLSRRTIDGFDAR, encoded by the coding sequence GTGCGCGACGGATTGGGGCCGGCGCGGGTGCGGCTGCACGGCGGGGCGGTGCTGGCCGAGCTGACCACCCGGTTCGGCGAACAGGCCCGGGCCAAGGTCCTGTCCGGGGAGGTCGTCGACGCCGACGGCGCGGTGATCGACGCGGCGACCGTGCTGCCCGCCGGCGCCAGCGTCTACCTCTACCGCGACCTGCCCGACGAGGTACCCGTCCCGTTCGACATCCCGGTGCTGTATCGCGACGATGACATCGTGGTCGTCGACAAGCCGCACTTTCTGGCCACCATGCCCCGGGGCAGCCACGTCGCGCAGACCGCGTTGGTGCGGCTGCGCAGGGAGCTGGGACTGCCCGAGCTCAGCCCCGCCCACCGGCTCGACCGGTTGACGGCCGGGGTGCTGTTGTTCACCGCCCGGCGCGAGGTGCGCGGTGCCTACCAGATGCTGTTCGCCCGCGGCGCGGTGCGCAAGACCTATCTGGCCGGGGCGCCCGTCGATCCGGACCTGGAGCTGCCCCGGGTGATCGTCAATCGAATCATCAAGCGCCGCAGCCACTTACAAGCCGTCATCGAGCCGGGTGCGCCGAATGCCGAGACGTTGGTCGAACTGTCCGCGCCGGGTCTTTACCGGCTGACGCCGCGGACCGGGCGCACGCATCAATTGCGGGTGCACATGGCGTCGCTGGGCCTGCCGATCATCGGAGACCCGTTGTACCCCAAGGTGATCGATGTGGCCGCCGACGACTTCAGCACCCCGCTGCGATTGCTGGCCCAGCGCATCGAGTTCGACGATCCCTTCACCGGGATACGACGAATGTTCCTCAGCCGCCGCACAATTGATGGTTTCGACGCAAGATGA
- a CDS encoding glycerol-3-phosphate dehydrogenase/oxidase, giving the protein MNDPVSNLGPQQRAAAWERLGSEQFDVVVIGGGVVGSGCALDAATRGLKVALVEARDFASGTSSRSSKMFHGGLRYLEQLEFGLVREALHERELSLTRLAPHLVKPLPFLFPLTHRWWERPYTAAGIFLYDSLGGAKSVPAQKHLTRAGALRLSPGLKRSSLIGGIRYYDTVVDDARHTMTVARTAAHYGAVVRCSTQAVALLREGDRVIGVRVRDSEDGSVTEVRGHVVVNATGVWTDEIQALSKQRGRFQVRASKGVHAVVPRDRIVSDAAIILRTEKSVMFIIPWGGHWIIGTTDTDWNLDLAHPAATKADIDYILGTVNTVLATPLTHADIDGVYAGLRPLLAGESEETSKLSREHAVAVPAPGLVAIAGGKYTTYRVMAADAIDAASQFVPARVAPSITEKVSLLGADGYFALINQVEHVGELVGLHPYRVRHLLDRYGSLMDDVLALAADRPELLTPIKDAPGYLLVEALYAVAAEGALHLEDILARRMRISIEYPHRGVDCAREVAELVARVLGWSAGDVNREVANYTARVEAEILSQAQPDDVSADELRASAPEARAEILEPVPLN; this is encoded by the coding sequence GTGAATGATCCGGTTTCCAACTTGGGACCGCAGCAACGCGCGGCGGCTTGGGAGCGCCTGGGCAGTGAGCAGTTCGACGTGGTCGTCATCGGCGGCGGGGTGGTGGGCTCCGGGTGTGCGCTGGACGCCGCCACCCGCGGGCTCAAGGTCGCCCTGGTGGAGGCGCGCGACTTCGCCTCGGGAACGTCGAGCCGCTCGTCGAAGATGTTCCACGGCGGACTGCGCTACCTCGAACAGCTGGAGTTCGGGCTGGTGCGCGAGGCGCTGCACGAGCGCGAGCTGTCGCTGACCAGGTTGGCGCCGCATCTGGTCAAGCCGTTGCCGTTCCTGTTCCCGCTGACCCACCGCTGGTGGGAGCGGCCCTACACCGCGGCGGGCATCTTCCTGTACGACAGCCTGGGCGGCGCGAAATCCGTTCCCGCACAAAAGCATTTGACCCGCGCCGGGGCGCTGCGGTTGAGCCCGGGCCTGAAGCGCAGCTCGCTGATCGGCGGGATCCGCTACTACGACACCGTCGTCGACGACGCCAGGCACACGATGACGGTCGCGCGCACCGCCGCGCACTACGGTGCGGTGGTGCGGTGCTCCACCCAGGCGGTCGCGTTGCTGCGGGAGGGCGACCGGGTGATCGGGGTGCGGGTGCGCGACTCCGAGGACGGCTCGGTGACCGAGGTGCGCGGGCACGTCGTGGTCAACGCGACCGGGGTGTGGACCGACGAGATCCAGGCATTGTCCAAGCAGCGCGGGCGTTTTCAGGTGCGCGCGTCCAAGGGCGTGCATGCGGTGGTGCCGCGGGACCGGATCGTCAGCGATGCCGCGATCATCCTGCGTACCGAGAAGTCGGTGATGTTCATCATCCCGTGGGGCGGCCACTGGATCATCGGGACCACCGACACCGACTGGAATCTCGACCTGGCTCACCCGGCGGCCACCAAGGCCGACATCGACTACATCCTCGGCACGGTCAACACGGTGCTGGCCACCCCGCTCACGCATGCCGACATCGACGGGGTGTACGCGGGGCTGCGGCCGCTGCTGGCCGGGGAGAGCGAGGAGACCTCCAAGCTGTCCCGGGAGCACGCCGTCGCGGTGCCCGCGCCCGGCCTGGTCGCCATCGCCGGCGGCAAATACACCACCTACCGGGTGATGGCCGCCGACGCGATCGACGCCGCGTCGCAGTTCGTTCCGGCCCGGGTGGCGCCGTCGATCACCGAGAAGGTCAGCCTGCTGGGGGCCGACGGCTACTTCGCGCTGATCAACCAGGTCGAGCACGTGGGCGAACTGGTGGGCCTGCACCCGTACCGGGTTCGTCACCTGCTGGATCGCTACGGCTCGCTGATGGACGACGTGCTGGCACTGGCCGCCGATCGTCCCGAATTGCTGACTCCGATCAAGGATGCGCCGGGCTACCTGTTGGTGGAGGCGCTGTACGCCGTCGCCGCCGAGGGTGCCCTGCACCTCGAGGACATCCTGGCCCGCCGGATGCGGATCTCCATCGAATACCCGCACCGCGGCGTGGATTGCGCGCGCGAGGTCGCCGAACTGGTGGCTCGGGTGCTGGGGTGGAGCGCCGGGGACGTCAATCGCGAGGTCGCCAACTACACCGCGCGGGTGGAGGCCGAGATTCTGTCGCAGGCTCAGCCCGACGATGTGTCGGCCGACGAGCTGCGGGCCAGCGCGCCCGAAGCGCGCGCCGAGATTCTCGAGCCGGTTCCCCTCAATTGA
- a CDS encoding gamma-glutamylcyclotransferase — translation MPLYAAYGSNMHPEQMQKRAPHSPMAGTGWLHGWRLTFGGEDIGWEGALASVVEDPEAKVFVVLYDMTPADEMSLDHWEGSEFGIHKKIRCRVERLSSDTTTDPVLAWLYVVDAWEGGLPSARYLGVMADAAEIAGAPEEYVHDLRTRPARNIGPGTSA, via the coding sequence GTGCCGCTCTACGCCGCCTACGGGTCGAACATGCATCCCGAGCAGATGCAAAAGCGTGCACCCCACTCCCCGATGGCGGGAACGGGCTGGTTGCACGGGTGGCGGCTGACCTTCGGCGGCGAAGACATCGGCTGGGAAGGCGCGCTGGCCAGTGTCGTCGAGGATCCCGAAGCCAAGGTGTTCGTGGTGCTCTACGACATGACGCCGGCCGACGAGATGAGCCTGGACCACTGGGAGGGCTCCGAGTTCGGCATCCACAAGAAGATCAGATGCCGGGTGGAGCGGCTTTCGTCGGACACCACCACCGATCCGGTGCTGGCGTGGCTGTACGTGGTCGACGCCTGGGAGGGCGGGCTGCCGTCAGCGCGCTACCTCGGTGTGATGGCCGACGCGGCCGAAATCGCCGGTGCGCCGGAGGAGTACGTGCACGACCTGCGGACGCGCCCGGCCCGCAACATCGGCCCGGGGACTTCGGCTTAG
- a CDS encoding YbaB/EbfC family nucleoid-associated protein: protein MATETQDALRHAQHIQFRGTDEAHTVAVTVDGRQRLTGLQIKDGLLRLGADTVAQRINEAILEAQADATVADGAAQERLFDLMDDAAGSLKDVLDFA from the coding sequence ATGGCGACCGAGACCCAAGACGCGTTGCGTCACGCACAGCACATTCAATTCAGGGGCACCGACGAGGCCCACACCGTCGCCGTCACCGTCGACGGACGCCAACGGCTCACCGGCCTGCAGATCAAGGACGGCCTGCTGCGGCTGGGCGCCGACACGGTCGCGCAACGCATCAACGAGGCGATTCTCGAGGCGCAGGCAGACGCCACAGTGGCCGACGGGGCGGCTCAGGAACGGCTGTTCGACTTGATGGACGACGCCGCCGGTTCCCTCAAGGATGTACTGGACTTCGCCTAA